The DNA region GTCGCTGGCGAAGGTCGCGGCGGGCGAGGCGTTTTTGCTGCAGGGCGGCGATTGCGCCGAGAGCTTCGCCGAGCACACGGCCGACAACATCCGCGACTTCTTCCGGGTTTTCCTGCAGATGGCGGTCGTGATGACCTTCGCCGGCGCCGTGCCGGTGGTGAAGGTCGGCCGCATCGCCGGCCAGTTCGCCAAGCCGCGCTCGGCGCCGACCGAGACGCTGAACGGCGTTGAGCTGCCGTCCTATCGCGGCGACATCGTCAACGACATCGCCTTCACGCCCGAGGCGCGGGTGCCCGATCCGCGCCGCCAGATCTCGGCCTACCGCCAGTCGGCGGCGACGCTGAACCTGCTGCGCGCCTTCGCCACCGGCGGTTACGCCAATCTGGAGAACGCGCACCGCTGGATGCTGGGCTTCGTCAAGGACAGTCCGCAGTCCGCCCGCTACCAGCAACTCGCCGACCGCATCACCGAGGCGCTCGATTTCATGCGCGCCTGCGGCATCGACCCCGAGACGCATCCGGAGATGCGCACCACCGACGTCTACACCAGCCACGAGGCGCTGCTGCTCGGCTATGAGGAGGCGCTGACCCGGGTCGATTCCACCACCGGCGACTGGTACGCCACCTCCGGCCACATGCTGTGGATCGGCGACCGCACCCGCCAGCCGGAGGGCGCGCACGTCGAATACTGCCGCGGCATCAAGAACCCGATCGGCCTCAAATGCGGCCCGACGCTCTCCGCCGACGGGCTGATGACGCTGCTCGACATCCTGAACCCGGCCAACGAGCCCGGCCGCATCCAGCTCATCGCCCGCTACGGCACCGACAAGATCGCCGAGCAGTACCCGGCGCTGGTGCGGCGGGTGAAGCAGGAGGGCCGCAGCGTCATCTGGACGTGCGACCCCATGCACGGCAACACGGTGAAGGCGGCGACCGGCTTCAAGACGCGGCCGTTCGACCTGATCCTGCAGGAGGTGCGGGGCTTCTTCGCGGTGCACGAGGCCGAGGGCACGCACCCCGGCGGCGTGCACCTGGAGATGACCGGGCGCAACGTCACCGAATGCACAGGCGGCGCGCGCGCCATCAGCGAGAACGATCTGTCGGACCGCTACCACACCTATTGCGACCCGCGCCTCAATGCCGAGCAGGCGATCGAGCTGGCGTTCCTGATCGCCGACCTGCTCAAGAAGGCCCGCGCCGGCAAGACCCGGCCGCAGGTCGAGGCGGCGGAGTGACCCTCACGCGTCGTCCCGGGCAAGCGGCTTTAGCCGCGCGACCCGGGACCGTTCTCCGGAAGGGGTGCCTTTTCTGAGCACGATCCCGGCTCGGCGCTTCGCGCCGTCCGGGATGACGAAGCCCAGACGGTCGTCCCGGGCAAGGGCCGCAGGCCCGCGACCCGGGACCGTTCGGGGAAATTGGCGCAACCCCGCCGCGATGCTATGGCATAGGGGTCCGGCCTGCAGGCCGGACCCCTATGCCGTTCGCCGAAAAATCCTCATCGGTTCAAGGATTTTTCGGCGAGATCGTTTCCGGTATCCTGAAAGGATCAACCGGAAACCGTATCAAGGCATCGACGGACATTTCGGGGATGGCCGTGCACCGCCTCTACCGCGCGACGCTGAATTCCATCCGCGGGCTTTCCGCGGCGCTCGGCACCGAATCGGCGGTGCGCGAGGAGATGGTGCTGCTCGCCCTCGCCCTGCCGGTGGGCTGGCTGCTGTCGCCGTCGATCGGCTGGTTCGTGGCGATGATCGCGGCGCTGCTGCTGGTGCTGGCGGTCGAGATGCTGAACACCGCGATCGAGAAGCTCGCCGACCACGTCACGCCCGAGCGCCATCCGCACATCGGCATGATCAAGGATATGGGCTCGACCGCGGTGTCGTTCGCGCTGACGGTGGCGCTGCTGGTGTGGGTTGCCGCCATCGCCGTGCATGTCGGGATCTATTGAGGCGAGCGGGCGCGCGGCGTACACGAAAGCCATGCTCCAGAGCCTCACCATCGCCCTTGCCCAGCTCAATCCCACGGTCGGCGACATCGCCGGCAATGCCGAGAAGGTGCGGCGCGCCCGCGCCGAGGCGGCGGCCGGTGGCGCCGACCTCGTGCTGTTTCCCGAACTGTTCCTGGCCGGCTATCCGCCCGAGGATCTGGTGCTCAAGCCAGCTTTCCTCGCCGCATGCCGCGCCGCCATCGAGGCGCTGGCCAAGGAAACGGCGGATGGCGGGCCGGCGCTGATCGTCGGCACCCCCTGGGTGGAGGCGGGCGAGCTCCACAATGCGGTGGCTGTGCTCGATGGCGGCGCCATCGTCGCGCTGCGGTTCAAGGTCGATCTGCCGAACTATGGCGTGTTCGACGAGAAGCGAGTGTTCATGCCGGGGCCGTTGCCGGCGCCGGTCGCGCTGCGTGGCGTGCGCCTCGGCCTGCCGATCTGCGAGGACATCTGGGGGCCCGCGCCGGTGGCGCACCTCGCCGCGGCCGGCGCCGAGATCCTGCTGGTGCCGAACGGCTCGCCCTATCGCCGCACCATCGGCGAGCAGCGCCGGGCGGTGGCGGCGGCGCGCGTCTCCGAGACCGGCCTGCCGCTCGCCTATCTCAACCAGATCGGCGGCCAGGACGAGCTGGTGTTCGACGGCGCGTCCTTCCTGCTCAATGGCGACCGCGCCCCGGCCGCGCAGCTTGCGGCGTTTGCCGAGACCATCGCGCTCACCCGCTGGACCAGGACCGCCGCCGGCTGGCGCTGCTGGCAGGGGCCCGATGCCGGTGTGCCGGCCGAGGACGAGGCCAACTACGCCGCCTGCGTGCTGGGGCTGAAGGATTATGTCGACAAGAACCGGTTTCCCGGCGTGGTGCTGGGGCTCTCGGGCGGCATCGACTCGGCGCTGTGCGCGGCGATGGCGGTGGATGCGCTGGGGCCTGCGCGCGTCCATTGCGTGATGCTGCCCTATCGCTACACGTCCAACCAGTCGCTGTCGGACGCCGCCGACATCGCCACCCGGCTGGGCGTGCGCTACGACATCGTGCCGATCGCCCCGGCGGTCGAGGGGCTGGAGGCGGCGCTGGCACCGCTGTTCGCCGGCAGGCCGCGCGACGTGACGGAGGAGAACCTCCAGTCGCGCGCCCGCGGCACCATCCTGATGTCGGTCTCCAACAAGTTCGGATCGATGGTGGTGACCACCGGCAACAAGAGCGAGATGTCGACCGGCTACGCCACGCTCTATGGCGACATGAACGGCGGCTACAACCCGATCAAGGACCTCTACAAGACCGAGGTGTGGCGGCTGTCGCGCCTGCGCAACCGCTGGAAGCCGGCGGGCGCGCTCGGCCCGGACGGCGAGGTGATCCCCGAGGCGATCATCGACCGGCCGCCGACCGCCGAACTGAAGGACAACCAGACCGACCAGGACACCCTGCCGCCCTACGAGGTGCTGGACGACATTCTGGAACGGCTGGTCGAGAAGGAGATGCCGATCGCCGACATCGCCGCTGTCGGCCACGATGTCGAGACGGTGCGCCGGGTCGAGCGCATGCTGACGCTGGCCGAATACAAGCGCCGGCAGGCGGCGCCGGGCGTCAAGGTGACCGAGAAGAATTTCGGCCGCGACCGGCGCTATCCCATCACCAACCGCTTCCGCGATCCGGGGCCGGACGCGGCGCGGTGACCGCTCACCGGCCCGGCAGGAACGTCGGGCCGACCGCGCGCACCCGGCGTCCGTCGGGGCTGGTCTCGGCTGGCCGCAGCTCGGGAGCGGGCGGCGCCGGCTCGGGCGGCGGCGGCAGGGCGACCACGGGCTCGGGCTGTGACCGCTCGTCCTTGCGGCCCGCCTTCTTGCTCTTGCGGTCGGTGCGGGGCTGGGCCGGCTGCGCAGCCGCCTTGTCCTTGGCCGCCGCCAGCGCCTCCTGCTGCATGGCGCGCGAGCGCTCCTCGGTCACCACGATGTCGCCGCGCTGCACCGTGTCGTCGAGATGGCCGATGGCCTCGGCCCAGCTTTGCCCGGCCGGCTTGCAGGCGCAGCTCGGGTCGAAGGTCTGGCGGTATCTGAAGGCGTTGGGCAGCCGGGTATAGGCCTGCCCGGAGGTGGTGACGGCGTGCGAGACGTCCTCGCCGGGGTTGCGGTGGACGTAGAGCGCCACCTCGGCGGCGGGGCACTGGGCGCGGCAGATCTGCTCGTCCTCGCCGAACTTGGCGGGCGTGGCCGAGAAGCTGATCGGGAAATAGAAGCCGTCGCAGGCGCGCACGCACAGCGTGCGGTAAGTGCCGACCGAGGGCACCTCGGTATAGCCGTCATCCTCGCCCGGCGGAGCGTAGGGGTTGTCGTCCTGCATGACGTCGGGGCGGCCGAACAGCTGTTCGAGGAAGTTGCCCGGCCGCGCCACGCGCGCGGGCGGCAGCGCCGCACGGTATTGCGGGCCGCAATTGTTCTGGCTGAGGGCCGCCAGCACCTGCCGGCGCCGGAACTCGCGGTCGGGCCCCTGCGCCCCCTGCACGCGGGAGAGCTCGGCCATCATGCGCTCGAGGCTCTGCTGCAGGCGGTCGATCTGGCGCTCCAGCCGCTCGCACTGGGGCGGGCGCTCGGGGGCGCCGAACAGGAAGAAGTTGGGCGCCCGCGCGCAGCCGATGCGCTGGGCCTGGGCGATGGTGCGGTCGAGCTCGTTCTGCTGCTTGCCGATCGCGTCCTCGTAG from Blastochloris tepida includes:
- a CDS encoding class II 3-deoxy-7-phosphoheptulonate synthase, giving the protein MAERWTPSSWRTKPIVQVPDYPDQAALAATEKQLSSFPPLVFAGEARKLKKSLAKVAAGEAFLLQGGDCAESFAEHTADNIRDFFRVFLQMAVVMTFAGAVPVVKVGRIAGQFAKPRSAPTETLNGVELPSYRGDIVNDIAFTPEARVPDPRRQISAYRQSAATLNLLRAFATGGYANLENAHRWMLGFVKDSPQSARYQQLADRITEALDFMRACGIDPETHPEMRTTDVYTSHEALLLGYEEALTRVDSTTGDWYATSGHMLWIGDRTRQPEGAHVEYCRGIKNPIGLKCGPTLSADGLMTLLDILNPANEPGRIQLIARYGTDKIAEQYPALVRRVKQEGRSVIWTCDPMHGNTVKAATGFKTRPFDLILQEVRGFFAVHEAEGTHPGGVHLEMTGRNVTECTGGARAISENDLSDRYHTYCDPRLNAEQAIELAFLIADLLKKARAGKTRPQVEAAE
- a CDS encoding diacylglycerol kinase gives rise to the protein MAVHRLYRATLNSIRGLSAALGTESAVREEMVLLALALPVGWLLSPSIGWFVAMIAALLLVLAVEMLNTAIEKLADHVTPERHPHIGMIKDMGSTAVSFALTVALLVWVAAIAVHVGIY
- a CDS encoding NAD+ synthase, giving the protein MLQSLTIALAQLNPTVGDIAGNAEKVRRARAEAAAGGADLVLFPELFLAGYPPEDLVLKPAFLAACRAAIEALAKETADGGPALIVGTPWVEAGELHNAVAVLDGGAIVALRFKVDLPNYGVFDEKRVFMPGPLPAPVALRGVRLGLPICEDIWGPAPVAHLAAAGAEILLVPNGSPYRRTIGEQRRAVAAARVSETGLPLAYLNQIGGQDELVFDGASFLLNGDRAPAAQLAAFAETIALTRWTRTAAGWRCWQGPDAGVPAEDEANYAACVLGLKDYVDKNRFPGVVLGLSGGIDSALCAAMAVDALGPARVHCVMLPYRYTSNQSLSDAADIATRLGVRYDIVPIAPAVEGLEAALAPLFAGRPRDVTEENLQSRARGTILMSVSNKFGSMVVTTGNKSEMSTGYATLYGDMNGGYNPIKDLYKTEVWRLSRLRNRWKPAGALGPDGEVIPEAIIDRPPTAELKDNQTDQDTLPPYEVLDDILERLVEKEMPIADIAAVGHDVETVRRVERMLTLAEYKRRQAAPGVKVTEKNFGRDRRYPITNRFRDPGPDAAR
- a CDS encoding DUF2865 domain-containing protein, whose translation is MLAVVIPLAALAALLGGSAVVQAQTVYPQPRVQACIRLEAELARIDRPSAADAAEQRRYEDAIGKQQNELDRTIAQAQRIGCARAPNFFLFGAPERPPQCERLERQIDRLQQSLERMMAELSRVQGAQGPDREFRRRQVLAALSQNNCGPQYRAALPPARVARPGNFLEQLFGRPDVMQDDNPYAPPGEDDGYTEVPSVGTYRTLCVRACDGFYFPISFSATPAKFGEDEQICRAQCPAAEVALYVHRNPGEDVSHAVTTSGQAYTRLPNAFRYRQTFDPSCACKPAGQSWAEAIGHLDDTVQRGDIVVTEERSRAMQQEALAAAKDKAAAQPAQPRTDRKSKKAGRKDERSQPEPVVALPPPPEPAPPAPELRPAETSPDGRRVRAVGPTFLPGR